A single window of Salvia splendens isolate huo1 chromosome 6, SspV2, whole genome shotgun sequence DNA harbors:
- the LOC121809439 gene encoding protein JINGUBANG-like isoform X11, producing MGRQALLLANMDNYKTSSSTSSAASSDDYALDRLSADSSPLMMSPWNHASPLPKLPWAPPPAALFGTLRRKEGHICSLAAKDGLLYTGSDSKNIHTWRDMKEFSSFKCRSGFVKAIVISGDKIFTGHQDGRIRIWTTVSGTHRQIGTLPSFFAVVKASMRPKNYVPVAAKHNRAALWIKHADAVSSLSMSEESGLLYSASWDGTFKVWRIQDSKCVESVAAHGDAVNAVAAGAGGVVYTGSADGAVKVWRREAAAGRHRLHRTLLRQDSAVTALAVGGEGAVVYSGSSDGAVNFWEVEKEELTHGGVLRGHELAVLCLAAAGDLVLSGSADKTICVWRRDRGVEHTRLAVLAGHVGPVKCLAVEADGGDDGKWRVYSGSLDNSVKVWSV from the exons aTGGGAAGGCAAGCACTCTTATTAGCAAACATGGACAATTACAAGACCTCCTCATCCACATCCTCCGCCGCCTCCAGCGACGACTACGCCCTCGACCGCCTCAGCGCCGACAGCTCCCCACTCATGATGTCCCCATGGAACCACGCCTCCCCCCTCCCAAAACTCCCATGGGCGCCGCCGCCAGCCGCCCTCTTCGGAACCCTCCGCCGCAAGGAGGGCCACATATGCTCCCTCGCCGCCAAGGACGGCCTCCTCTACACCGGCTCCGACAGCAAGAACATCCACACGTGGAGAGACATGAAGGAATTCAGCTCCTTCAAGTGCCGCAGCGGCTTCGTCAAGGCCATCGTCATCTCCGGCGACAAAATCTTCACCGGCCACCAAGACGGCAGGATCCGCATCTGGACGACTGTCAGCGGGACCCACAGGCAGATCGGCACGCTTCCCTCGTTCTTCGCCGTGGTTAAGGCCTCCATGCGGCC GAAGAACTACGTCCCCGTGGCGGCGAAGCACAACCGCGCGGCGCTGTGGATCAAGCACGCCGACGCGGTGTCATCGCTGAGCATGAGCGAGGAGAGCGGCCTCCTCTACTCGGCCTCGTGGGACGGGACGTTCAAAGTGTGGCGAATCCAGGACTCGAAATGCGTGGAGTCCGTGGCGGCGCACGGCGACGCCGTCAACGCCGTGGCGGCGGGGGCCGGCGGGGTGGTCTACACGGGCTCGGCGGACGGCGCGGTGAAGGTGTGGAGGAGGGAGGCGGCGGCGGGGCGGCACCGCCTGCACCGGACGCTGCTGCGGCAGGACAGCGCCGTGACGGCGCTGGCCGTCGGCGGGGAGGGAGCGGTGGTGTACAGCGGGTCATCGGACGGGGCGGTGAACTTCTGggaggtggagaaggaggagctGACCCACGGCGGGGTTCTGAGGGGCCACGAGCTGGCGGTGCTGTGCCTGGCGGCGGCCGGGGACCTCGTGCTGAGTGGCTCAGCGGATAAGACGATATGCGTGTGGAGGAGGGATAGGGGGGTGGAGCACACGCGCCTGGCGGTGTTGGCGGGGCACGTGGGCCCGGTGAAGTGCCTCGCGGTGGAGGCGGACGGCGGCGATGATGGGAAATGGAGGGTTTA